Proteins from one Pontibacter korlensis genomic window:
- a CDS encoding AAA family ATPase: protein MINIDQSLPDLKPVPEAAVQPTPLESTVGLFLTKSASQWSEEAKSKPIPQMLFCVFWCLGELCILFADTNLGKSILAVQIGVSIARSSRIPGFALEAPAEKVLYFDFELTDKQFEARYSDNFRDHFFTPGVCDNLLRAEINPEAELPREFPDFESYLCHALEQELVRTGARVLIIDNITYLGTDTEKAKGALPLMKHLQKLKKKHGLSFLVLAHTPKRDMAKPITKNDIQGSKMLVNFCDSSFAIGASSQDPHTRYLKQVKQRQTEERYGAENVVLCQIAKPHNFLQFEFIGLGSERDHLRQLAEGEREQQTKEALQMRQQGKSNVAIAAHFGVSEGAVRKWIKKAEESGAPF from the coding sequence ATGATAAACATTGACCAATCTCTTCCTGACCTGAAACCCGTGCCGGAGGCGGCAGTGCAGCCAACACCTTTAGAATCCACCGTCGGTCTGTTCCTGACAAAGTCTGCTAGCCAGTGGAGCGAAGAGGCGAAGTCGAAGCCGATCCCGCAGATGCTGTTCTGCGTGTTCTGGTGTTTGGGCGAGCTGTGCATCCTCTTTGCCGACACCAACCTGGGCAAGTCCATCCTTGCCGTGCAGATCGGCGTCAGCATCGCCCGGAGCAGTCGTATCCCCGGCTTCGCGTTGGAGGCCCCGGCCGAGAAGGTGCTCTACTTTGACTTTGAGCTAACGGACAAGCAGTTTGAGGCGCGCTACTCCGACAATTTCCGGGACCACTTCTTCACGCCAGGCGTGTGCGACAACCTGCTGCGGGCCGAGATAAACCCGGAGGCGGAGTTGCCAAGGGAGTTTCCCGACTTCGAGAGCTACCTGTGCCACGCCCTGGAGCAGGAGCTGGTCAGGACCGGTGCTAGGGTGCTTATCATCGACAACATCACCTACCTGGGCACCGACACGGAGAAGGCCAAGGGTGCGCTGCCGCTGATGAAGCACCTCCAGAAACTCAAGAAGAAGCACGGCCTCTCTTTCCTGGTGCTGGCCCACACCCCGAAGCGAGACATGGCAAAGCCAATCACCAAGAACGACATCCAGGGCTCCAAGATGCTGGTGAACTTCTGCGACAGCAGCTTCGCCATCGGCGCCAGCTCCCAGGACCCGCACACCCGCTACCTCAAGCAGGTAAAGCAGCGCCAGACCGAGGAGCGCTACGGCGCTGAGAACGTGGTGCTGTGCCAGATCGCAAAGCCCCACAACTTCCTGCAGTTTGAGTTCATAGGCCTGGGGAGCGAGCGTGACCACCTTAGGCAGCTGGCCGAAGGAGAGCGGGAGCAGCAAACGAAGGAGGCACTGCAGATGCGCCAGCAGGGTAAGTCGAACGTGGCTATCGCCGCGCATTTCGGAGTCTCTGAGGGCGCCGTTCGCAAGTGGATCAAAAAAGCGGAGGAAAGCGGCGCACCATTTTAG
- a CDS encoding helix-turn-helix domain-containing protein, which translates to MQQFSFNLTQEAIEAIAQRTAQILRDDKLKNSQPTPEAEEPISIKEVCSLLKVSRPTLHSWMAQGTIPFHRKGRRVYLFKSEVLASLEEPRRLVNSRGRGNNGCTTPANKAA; encoded by the coding sequence ATGCAACAATTCTCATTCAACCTCACGCAGGAGGCGATAGAAGCTATCGCCCAGCGCACGGCGCAGATCCTAAGGGATGACAAGCTGAAAAATTCACAACCCACCCCAGAGGCAGAGGAGCCCATCTCCATCAAGGAGGTGTGCTCGCTGCTGAAAGTCTCCCGCCCCACGCTCCACAGCTGGATGGCGCAGGGCACCATCCCCTTTCACAGGAAAGGCCGCCGCGTTTACCTGTTCAAGTCAGAGGTGCTGGCCTCGCTCGAGGAACCGAGAAGGCTCGTCAACAGCAGAGGCCGCGGCAACAACGGATGTACCACACCGGCAAACAAGGCGGCATGA
- a CDS encoding DUF302 domain-containing protein — protein sequence MNYHITKKVNYSYQDALEKTRAALGSEGFGVISEIDLKEKFMEKLDVDFREYKILGACNPKLAYQAIGQEDKIGVMLPCNVLVQEHENGEVEVTAINPMESMSAIGNADLEAIAKEVSQKLKTVIESI from the coding sequence ATGAACTACCATATCACCAAAAAAGTAAACTACAGCTACCAGGATGCATTAGAGAAGACCAGAGCCGCCCTTGGGAGCGAGGGCTTCGGCGTGATATCTGAGATTGACCTCAAAGAGAAGTTTATGGAAAAGCTCGATGTGGATTTTAGGGAGTATAAAATACTGGGTGCCTGTAACCCGAAGCTTGCATATCAGGCAATCGGGCAGGAAGACAAAATCGGCGTGATGCTGCCCTGCAACGTGCTGGTGCAGGAACATGAGAACGGAGAGGTGGAGGTAACCGCTATCAACCCAATGGAATCCATGTCAGCCATAGGCAATGCTGACTTAGAAGCCATAGCCAAAGAAGTGAGCCAGAAACTCAAAACTGTCATTGAAAGCATATAG
- a CDS encoding tyrosine-type recombinase/integrase gives MCPQFQTIPYICPDLYLNSLYIAFKTLNYYLDKPGLDAETSIYLFARLGKQTIKVKTGRQIHPTYWNTKPNIRGNHVKGNFRGAPELNDSLDEVKSKVRRAYNKKMEENPSFRFMDFKEDIVAVLFPTEPEAEKSFMECFDEYIRIHAAHRSQSTLLKYRGIYNHLKSFSEKTKYVLSFQGMDMRFFDDLRGYLVTDLRHKDNTVWKTFATLKAFLGWALDRGYHQNQAFKKFKAPQKDVDIIYLTKAELDKLFDFDLSKNPRLDRVRDVFCFACATGQRYSDVAALRHSDIKGNKWVLRQVKTDSANNVPLSPRLGPYWISTGRRRCRCRCCQTRRRTTT, from the coding sequence ATGTGTCCGCAGTTTCAGACAATCCCGTATATTTGTCCAGACCTATATCTGAACTCTCTATACATCGCCTTTAAGACGCTCAATTATTACCTGGACAAGCCGGGCCTGGACGCCGAGACTTCCATCTACCTCTTTGCCCGCCTGGGTAAGCAGACCATCAAAGTCAAAACAGGCCGCCAGATCCACCCCACCTACTGGAACACCAAGCCCAACATCAGGGGCAACCACGTGAAGGGCAACTTCCGGGGAGCCCCGGAGCTGAACGACAGCCTGGACGAGGTGAAAAGCAAGGTGCGCAGGGCCTACAACAAAAAGATGGAGGAGAATCCATCGTTCCGCTTTATGGATTTCAAGGAGGACATCGTGGCTGTGCTTTTCCCCACTGAACCGGAGGCGGAGAAGAGCTTTATGGAGTGCTTCGATGAGTACATCCGGATCCATGCCGCCCACCGCAGCCAATCCACTTTGCTCAAGTACCGCGGCATCTACAACCACCTCAAGAGCTTCAGCGAAAAGACCAAGTACGTGCTATCCTTCCAAGGCATGGACATGCGCTTCTTCGACGATCTGCGGGGTTACCTGGTGACGGATCTACGGCACAAAGACAACACCGTATGGAAAACGTTCGCCACCTTGAAGGCATTCCTTGGCTGGGCGCTCGACAGGGGCTACCACCAGAACCAGGCGTTCAAGAAGTTCAAGGCACCGCAGAAGGACGTGGACATTATCTACCTGACCAAGGCAGAGCTGGATAAACTATTTGATTTTGACCTGTCGAAGAACCCGCGTCTGGACAGGGTGCGCGACGTGTTCTGCTTCGCCTGCGCCACCGGCCAGCGCTACTCCGACGTGGCCGCTCTGCGCCACTCCGACATCAAGGGAAACAAGTGGGTGCTGCGCCAGGTGAAGACCGACAGCGCCAACAACGTGCCGCTATCGCCCAGGCTAGGGCCATACTGGATAAGTACAGGGAGGAGGCGCTGCCGCTGCCGGTGCTGTCAAACCAGAAGACGAACGACTACCTGA
- a CDS encoding tyrosine-type recombinase/integrase — MTTRRGGERLVDTRPKHEFITMHTARRTFITLYLEKGMRAEVVMKVSGHTNYQTFKKYIKITDNIKELEMERVWGRVEEEAELLP; from the coding sequence ATGACCACCCGCAGGGGAGGGGAAAGACTCGTGGACACTCGGCCCAAGCACGAGTTCATTACCATGCACACGGCCCGCAGGACGTTCATCACGCTCTATCTGGAGAAAGGCATGCGCGCCGAGGTGGTGATGAAGGTGTCTGGCCACACCAACTACCAGACTTTTAAGAAGTACATCAAGATCACCGACAACATCAAGGAGCTGGAGATGGAGCGTGTGTGGGGCAGAGTAGAGGAGGAAGCAGAGCTGCTGCCTTAA
- a CDS encoding Crp/Fnr family transcriptional regulator translates to MPIELPLITDPVLLEEIEKNGKIQEFEPGQAIIEPGQYVKMVPIILEGSVKVMRTDEEGHELLLYYIEGGDTCAVSLTCCSTSSPSDIKAVAEERTRVLGVPVRKHEEWTNEFRQWKDFVAMTYQKRFQEMLRAIDDVAFRKMDERLLRYLVVKSKQLKTLELTVTHQEIASELGTSREVVSRLLKQLENRKLVELERNKIFVRDDLEQFLENLSR, encoded by the coding sequence ATGCCTATTGAACTTCCACTTATCACAGATCCTGTTTTGCTTGAAGAGATAGAAAAGAACGGCAAAATTCAGGAGTTTGAGCCTGGGCAGGCCATCATTGAGCCGGGGCAGTATGTCAAGATGGTGCCCATCATCCTGGAGGGGTCTGTTAAAGTGATGCGGACCGATGAGGAAGGGCATGAGTTGCTGCTCTACTACATTGAAGGCGGGGACACCTGTGCCGTTTCCCTGACCTGTTGCAGTACGTCAAGCCCCAGCGATATCAAGGCAGTGGCGGAGGAAAGAACAAGGGTGTTGGGAGTTCCTGTCCGGAAGCATGAGGAGTGGACGAATGAGTTTCGCCAGTGGAAGGACTTTGTCGCCATGACCTACCAGAAGCGCTTCCAGGAGATGCTCAGGGCCATTGATGACGTGGCCTTCAGGAAAATGGACGAGCGCCTGCTGCGGTACCTGGTGGTTAAGTCAAAGCAGCTGAAGACGCTGGAACTGACGGTGACACACCAAGAAATCGCTAGTGAGCTGGGCACCTCCCGGGAGGTTGTCTCCAGGCTGCTCAAGCAACTGGAGAACCGCAAGCTGGTGGAGCTGGAAAGAAACAAAATCTTTGTGCGCGATGATCTGGAACAATTCCTCGAAAACCTTTCCCGCTAA